A single genomic interval of Stenotrophomonas sp. ZAC14D1_NAIMI4_1 harbors:
- a CDS encoding HD domain-containing phosphohydrolase, with amino-acid sequence MLHSSPPDLLHAGSCLIDALSMSLQMRDAYTRHHCDRVGLLAQRLALHCDMDSEGCAHTALAARFHDIGKIGIPDDVLLSARRHTEEDRAVMREHPVRGEHIFLATGRSDAVAVARLIRAHHEAHDGSGYPDGLQGESIPLGARILTVVDAYDAMTSARPYRQAMEHEAVLRILDDQAGGLIDPYVLGRFRGMLAG; translated from the coding sequence ATGCTCCATTCCAGTCCTCCCGACCTGCTGCACGCCGGTTCCTGCCTGATCGATGCCCTGTCGATGTCGCTGCAGATGCGTGATGCCTATACCCGCCACCACTGCGACCGCGTGGGCCTGCTTGCGCAGCGCCTGGCCCTCCACTGCGACATGGACAGCGAAGGCTGCGCACACACCGCGCTCGCCGCGCGCTTCCATGACATCGGCAAGATCGGCATTCCCGATGACGTACTGCTGAGCGCGCGCCGCCACACCGAAGAGGACCGCGCAGTGATGCGCGAGCACCCGGTGCGCGGCGAGCATATTTTCCTGGCCACCGGCCGCAGCGATGCGGTGGCGGTGGCGCGGCTGATCCGCGCCCACCACGAGGCACACGATGGCAGCGGCTATCCCGATGGCCTGCAGGGCGAGTCGATCCCGCTGGGCGCACGCATCCTCACCGTGGTCGACGCCTACGATGCCATGACCAGCGCACGCCCCTATCGCCAGGCGATGGAACATGAGGCGGTGCTGCGCATCCTTGATGACCAGGCCGGCGGCCTGATCGATCCATACGTGCTGGGCCGGTTCCGCGGCATGCTGGCCGGGTAG
- the mfd gene encoding transcription-repair coupling factor, translating to MSRTSYPAPPLPRAGQLRAWWRAPASPTALAWYLAQAARAHDAPLLVIARDNHGANQLEADLQTLIGNDPDLPVVAFPDWETLPYDRFSPHPDIISQRLAALHRLPTLKRGLVVVPVQTVLQQLAPRSYVIGGSFDLKVGQRLDLETEKRRLESAGYRNVPQVMDPGDFAVRGGLLDVFPMGADEPLRVELLDEDIDSIRAFDPESQRSLDKVESVHMLPGREVPMDDASIARVLGTLRERFDVDTRRSSLYQDLKSGLAPAGIEYYLPLFFDRTATLFDYLPAGSLPVVCTGADEAAVAFWAQTGDRYEQRRHDVERPLLPPSSLYLSPELLRERLNDAARIEVWAPEHARIADAHALGDQPLPPLPVAAREAPAGDALKSFLGHYPGRVLIAADSPGRREALLEVLQAAELKPPVVADLPSFLASDARFAITVAPLEDGFALDEPRIAVLTERQLFPERAGSTRRTRRAGREPEAIIRDLGELTEGAPIVHEDHGVGRYRGLIAMDVGGMPGEFLEIEYAKGDRLYVPVAQLHLISRYSGASAETAPLHSLGGEQWTKAKRKAAEKVRDVAAELLEIQARRQARAGLALQVDRAMYEPFAAGFPFEETPDQLAAIDATLRDLASSQPMDRVVCGDVGFGKTEVAVRAAFAAASAGKQVAVLVPTTLLAEQHYRNFRDRFADYPLKVEVLSRFKSTKEIKAELEKVAAGTIDVIVGTHRLLQPDVKFKDLGMVIVDEEQRFGVRQKEALKALRANVHLLTLTATPIPRTLNMAMAGLRDLSIIATPPPNRLAVQTFITQWDNALLREAFQRELARGGQLYFLHNDVESIGRMQRELSELVPEARIGIAHGQMPERELEKVMLDFQKQRFNVLLSTTIIESGIDIPNANTIIINRADRFGLAQLHQLRGRVGRSHHRAYAYLVAPDRRSITPDAEKRLEAIASMDELGAGFTLATHDLEIRGAGELLGEDQSGQMAEVGFSLYTELLERAVRSIKQGKLPDLDAGEEVRGAEVELHVPALIPEDYLPDVHTRLTLYKRISSARDSDALRELQVEMIDRFGLLPDPAKHLFAIAELKLQANTLGIRKLDLGENGGRIVFESKPNIDPMAVIQLIQKQPNLYAMEGPDKLRIKHPLPLPEDRFNAARALLLTLAVR from the coding sequence ATGTCGCGTACCTCATACCCCGCCCCGCCGCTGCCGCGCGCCGGCCAGCTCCGCGCCTGGTGGCGCGCCCCCGCTTCGCCGACCGCCCTGGCCTGGTACCTGGCCCAGGCGGCGCGCGCGCATGACGCGCCGCTGCTGGTGATCGCCCGTGACAACCACGGCGCCAACCAGCTCGAAGCCGACCTGCAGACCCTGATCGGCAACGACCCGGACCTGCCGGTGGTCGCTTTCCCGGATTGGGAAACGCTGCCCTACGACCGCTTCAGCCCGCACCCGGACATCATTTCCCAGCGCCTGGCTGCCCTGCACCGCCTGCCCACGCTGAAGCGTGGCCTGGTGGTGGTGCCGGTACAGACGGTGCTGCAGCAGCTGGCCCCGCGCAGCTACGTCATCGGTGGCAGCTTCGACCTGAAGGTCGGCCAGCGCCTGGACCTGGAGACCGAGAAGCGCCGCCTGGAAAGCGCCGGCTACCGCAACGTGCCGCAGGTGATGGACCCGGGTGACTTCGCCGTGCGTGGCGGCCTGCTCGATGTGTTCCCGATGGGCGCCGACGAGCCGCTGCGGGTCGAGCTGCTGGACGAGGACATCGACTCGATCCGCGCCTTCGATCCGGAAAGCCAGCGTTCGCTGGACAAGGTCGAGTCGGTGCACATGCTGCCCGGCCGCGAAGTGCCGATGGACGATGCCAGCATCGCCCGCGTGCTGGGCACGCTGCGCGAGCGCTTCGATGTCGATACCCGGCGCAGCTCGCTGTACCAGGACCTGAAATCCGGGCTGGCCCCGGCCGGCATCGAGTACTACCTGCCGCTGTTCTTCGACCGCACCGCCACCCTGTTCGACTACCTGCCCGCCGGCAGCCTGCCGGTGGTGTGCACCGGTGCGGACGAAGCGGCCGTCGCGTTCTGGGCGCAGACCGGTGACCGTTACGAGCAGCGCCGCCACGATGTGGAACGGCCGCTGCTGCCGCCGTCGTCGCTGTACCTGTCGCCGGAACTGCTGCGCGAGCGCCTGAACGATGCCGCGCGCATCGAGGTGTGGGCGCCTGAGCATGCACGCATTGCCGATGCGCACGCGCTGGGCGACCAGCCGCTGCCGCCGCTGCCGGTGGCCGCGCGCGAGGCACCCGCCGGCGATGCACTGAAATCCTTCCTCGGCCACTACCCGGGCCGGGTGCTGATCGCCGCCGATTCACCGGGCCGCCGCGAAGCCCTGCTGGAAGTGCTGCAGGCCGCCGAACTGAAGCCGCCGGTGGTGGCCGACCTGCCCAGCTTCCTCGCCAGCGATGCGCGCTTTGCCATCACGGTGGCACCGCTGGAAGACGGCTTCGCGCTGGACGAACCGCGCATCGCGGTACTGACCGAGCGCCAGCTGTTCCCCGAGCGCGCCGGCAGCACCCGTCGCACGCGCCGTGCCGGCCGCGAGCCGGAGGCGATCATCCGTGATCTGGGCGAGCTGACCGAAGGCGCGCCGATCGTGCACGAAGACCATGGCGTCGGCCGCTACCGTGGCCTGATCGCGATGGACGTCGGCGGCATGCCCGGCGAGTTCCTGGAAATCGAATACGCCAAGGGCGACCGCCTGTACGTACCGGTGGCCCAGCTGCACCTGATCAGCCGCTATTCCGGCGCATCGGCGGAAACCGCGCCGCTGCATTCGCTGGGTGGCGAGCAGTGGACCAAGGCCAAGCGCAAAGCCGCCGAAAAGGTGCGCGACGTGGCCGCCGAGCTGCTGGAGATCCAGGCCCGCCGCCAGGCGCGTGCCGGCCTGGCGCTGCAGGTGGACCGCGCGATGTACGAACCGTTCGCGGCCGGCTTCCCGTTCGAGGAAACCCCGGACCAGCTGGCCGCCATCGACGCCACCCTGCGCGACCTGGCCAGCAGCCAGCCGATGGACCGCGTGGTCTGTGGCGACGTCGGCTTCGGCAAGACCGAAGTGGCCGTGCGCGCGGCGTTTGCCGCCGCCAGTGCCGGCAAGCAGGTGGCGGTGCTGGTGCCGACCACGCTGCTGGCCGAACAGCACTACCGCAATTTCCGCGACCGCTTCGCCGATTACCCGCTGAAGGTGGAAGTGCTCTCGCGCTTCAAGAGCACCAAGGAAATCAAGGCCGAACTGGAGAAGGTCGCCGCCGGCACCATCGACGTGATCGTCGGTACCCATCGCCTGCTGCAGCCGGACGTGAAGTTCAAGGACCTTGGCATGGTCATCGTCGACGAGGAGCAGCGTTTCGGCGTGCGCCAGAAGGAAGCCCTGAAGGCGCTGCGCGCCAACGTGCACCTGCTGACGCTGACCGCCACGCCGATCCCGCGTACCTTGAACATGGCCATGGCCGGCCTGCGCGACCTGTCGATCATCGCCACCCCGCCGCCGAACCGGCTGGCGGTGCAGACCTTCATCACCCAGTGGGACAACGCGCTGCTGCGCGAAGCGTTCCAGCGCGAGCTTGCGCGTGGTGGCCAGCTGTATTTCCTGCACAACGACGTGGAAAGCATCGGCCGCATGCAGCGCGAGCTGTCCGAGCTGGTACCCGAAGCGCGCATCGGCATCGCCCATGGGCAGATGCCCGAGCGCGAGCTGGAAAAGGTGATGCTGGATTTCCAGAAGCAGCGCTTCAACGTGCTGCTGTCGACCACGATCATCGAATCGGGCATCGACATCCCCAACGCCAACACCATCATCATCAACCGCGCCGACCGCTTCGGCCTGGCCCAGCTGCACCAGCTGCGCGGCCGCGTCGGCCGTTCGCACCACCGCGCGTACGCCTACCTGGTGGCGCCGGACCGTCGGTCGATCACCCCGGACGCGGAAAAGCGCCTGGAAGCGATCGCCTCGATGGACGAACTGGGCGCCGGCTTCACCCTGGCCACCCACGATCTGGAAATCCGCGGCGCCGGCGAACTGCTGGGCGAGGACCAGAGCGGGCAGATGGCCGAAGTGGGCTTCAGCCTCTACACCGAGCTGCTGGAACGTGCGGTGCGCAGCATCAAGCAGGGCAAGCTGCCTGACCTGGATGCCGGCGAGGAAGTGCGCGGCGCCGAGGTGGAGCTGCACGTGCCCGCGCTGATTCCGGAAGACTACCTGCCGGACGTGCACACCCGACTGACCCTGTACAAGCGCATTTCCAGCGCACGTGACAGCGATGCGCTGCGCGAGCTGCAGGTGGAGATGATCGATCGCTTCGGCCTGCTGCCGGATCCGGCCAAGCACCTGTTCGCCATCGCCGAGCTGAAGCTGCAGGCCAATACCCTGGGTATCCGCAAACTGGACCTGGGCGAGAACGGCGGCCGCATCGTGTTCGAATCCAAGCCGAACATCGACCCGATGGCGGTGATCCAGCTGATCCAGAAGCAGCCCAACCTGTATGCAATGGAAGGGCCGGACAAGCTGCGCATCAAGCACCCGCTGCCGTTGCCGGAAGACCGCTTCAATGCGGCCCGCGCGCTGCTGCTGACCCTGGCGGTGCGCTGA
- a CDS encoding GNAT family N-acetyltransferase, with the protein MATRNRMPPWHEIFKAPSGHELLIRPIRPEDGAPLQAAFSLFGPEEIRDRFLQSVTELSPDTTQRLTHPNPKTEITLVAAESLPAGEAVVGAVARASIIPGTREAEYAILISRFLIGQGLGRQLMRKLVKWGRGKYLDRLYGDVAAENEPMKQLAASLGFKPVPHPNGADGLVRMVLELDN; encoded by the coding sequence ATGGCCACTCGCAACCGCATGCCGCCCTGGCATGAGATCTTCAAGGCTCCCAGCGGCCACGAGCTGCTGATCCGCCCCATCCGCCCGGAAGACGGCGCGCCGCTGCAGGCCGCCTTCAGCCTCTTCGGGCCGGAAGAAATCCGTGACCGTTTCCTGCAGTCGGTGACCGAGCTTTCGCCGGACACCACCCAGCGCCTGACCCATCCCAACCCCAAGACCGAAATCACCCTGGTGGCCGCCGAGTCGCTGCCCGCCGGTGAGGCGGTCGTGGGTGCGGTGGCCCGCGCCTCGATCATCCCCGGCACCCGTGAGGCCGAGTACGCGATCCTGATCAGCCGCTTCCTGATCGGCCAGGGCCTGGGCCGGCAGCTGATGCGCAAGCTGGTGAAGTGGGGCCGCGGCAAGTACCTGGACCGCCTGTATGGCGACGTGGCGGCCGAGAACGAGCCGATGAAGCAGCTGGCGGCCTCGCTGGGCTTCAAGCCGGTACCGCACCCCAACGGCGCCGACGGCCTGGTCCGCATGGTGCTGGAACTGGACAACTGA
- the rlmJ gene encoding 23S rRNA (adenine(2030)-N(6))-methyltransferase RlmJ, translating into MNYRHAFHAGNHADVLKHIVQLALIDSFKRKDSPFFVLDTHGGAGRYLLASVEGRKTLEAEDGIMRLMAQPKLPEVVERYLKAVQADNPVGAMITYPGSPLLSAQAMRAQDRMAVCELQEDEAASLKALFAHDSRVGVHPGDGYALLRSQLPPKANGTKIGRGLVLIDPPYEAQDAEYQAILAALAETLARWPQATCAVWFPIKQRRTILHFLRKAAALPVKSAMTIEFLVRPDDSPLRLNGSGMLLLNAPWQFDRVVGPALPALRQHLGEPGATTRLDWLKAPE; encoded by the coding sequence ATGAACTATCGCCACGCCTTCCATGCCGGCAACCATGCCGATGTCCTCAAGCACATCGTGCAGCTGGCCCTGATCGACAGCTTCAAGCGCAAGGACAGCCCGTTCTTCGTGCTCGACACCCATGGCGGTGCCGGCCGCTACCTGCTGGCCAGCGTAGAGGGCCGCAAGACCCTGGAGGCCGAAGACGGGATCATGCGGCTGATGGCCCAGCCCAAGCTGCCGGAGGTGGTCGAGCGCTACCTGAAGGCCGTGCAGGCCGACAACCCGGTGGGCGCGATGATCACCTACCCCGGTTCGCCGCTGCTGAGCGCCCAGGCCATGCGCGCGCAGGACCGGATGGCCGTCTGCGAGCTGCAGGAAGACGAAGCGGCCTCGCTGAAGGCGCTGTTCGCCCACGACAGCCGCGTCGGCGTGCACCCCGGCGATGGCTATGCCCTGCTGCGCTCGCAGCTGCCGCCGAAGGCCAACGGCACCAAGATCGGCCGTGGCCTGGTCCTGATCGACCCGCCGTATGAAGCGCAGGATGCCGAGTACCAGGCCATCCTGGCCGCCCTGGCCGAGACCCTGGCCCGCTGGCCGCAGGCGACCTGCGCGGTCTGGTTCCCGATCAAGCAGCGCCGCACCATCCTGCATTTCCTGCGCAAGGCTGCCGCCCTGCCGGTGAAATCGGCCATGACCATCGAGTTCCTGGTGCGTCCGGACGATTCCCCGCTGCGCCTCAACGGCAGCGGCATGCTGCTGCTCAATGCCCCGTGGCAGTTCGACCGGGTGGTCGGCCCGGCCCTGCCGGCGCTGCGCCAGCACCTGGGCGAGCCGGGTGCCACGACCCGCCTGGATTGGCTGAAGGCGCCCGAATAG
- the creB gene encoding two-component system response regulator CreB — translation MLRAMTHPVAQVLVVEDEAAIAETVLYALRSEGYAASHCLLGGEALQRLQEGDVDVVVLDVGLPDLSGFEVCRRLRALPGPQAQVPVIFLTARNDELDRVLGLELGADDYMAKPFSPRELVARVRARLRRVPPAAPAVAVVEPGWREHGAFAIDREGRRIRYQGHALDLTRYEYALLEALLQRPGAILSRAQLMDRGWDSSADSADRTVDTHVKTLRAKLRAAGASDDPIRTHRGLGYALET, via the coding sequence ATGCTGCGCGCCATGACACACCCTGTTGCCCAAGTCCTGGTGGTCGAGGACGAAGCCGCCATCGCCGAAACCGTGCTGTACGCCCTGCGCAGCGAAGGCTACGCGGCCAGCCACTGCCTGCTGGGTGGCGAAGCCCTGCAGCGCCTGCAGGAGGGCGATGTGGACGTGGTGGTGCTGGACGTGGGCCTGCCCGACCTGAGCGGCTTCGAGGTCTGCCGCCGCCTGCGCGCCCTGCCGGGGCCGCAGGCGCAGGTGCCGGTGATCTTCCTGACCGCCCGCAACGATGAGCTGGACCGCGTGCTGGGCCTGGAACTGGGGGCCGACGATTACATGGCCAAGCCCTTTTCGCCGCGCGAGCTGGTGGCCCGGGTGCGCGCCCGCCTGCGCCGCGTGCCGCCCGCCGCCCCGGCCGTGGCGGTGGTCGAGCCCGGCTGGCGCGAACACGGGGCCTTCGCCATCGACCGCGAGGGCCGGCGCATCCGCTACCAGGGCCATGCGCTGGACCTGACCCGCTACGAATACGCCCTGCTGGAGGCGCTGCTGCAGCGCCCCGGGGCCATCCTCAGCCGCGCGCAGCTGATGGACCGCGGCTGGGACAGCAGTGCCGACAGTGCCGACCGCACCGTCGATACCCACGTCAAGACGCTGCGCGCCAAGCTGCGCGCCGCCGGTGCCAGCGACGACCCGATCCGCACCCACCGTGGCCTGGGCTACGCGCTGGAGACCTGA
- the creC gene encoding two-component system sensor histidine kinase CreC, with amino-acid sequence MRLVLKLFLGFFLITGIAAFFVMRVFVNEVKPGVRQAMESTLVDAANVLAEMAAADVKAGTIGSGSFTRSLAKARQRDLKAMVWRFPKRSLDYRVTITDARGIVIYDSLGRDMGRDNSRWNDVYRTLRGEYGARSSPEIAGSEGDTVMHVAAPVYDPADGHTLIGVLSLAQPNRSIDPFIAASQRAIMERGAWLIGLSALVGILVTMWLTTGLGQLSRYARAVTAGEPVPPPRRRRDEIGDLGQALETMRRKLEGKAYVEQYVQSLTHEMKSPLAAIRGAAELLQEPMPDADRAHFARSIVDQQERLTETIDKLLALAEVEQHGWLQTRDPIALGALLDDAAAAAQVRARAAGVEVRIGAVPDLRVHGDAYLLRQALHNLIDNAVAFSAAGSVVELEAVADGQGVRLQVADRGAGVPEYARERVFERFYSLARPGSGRRSSGLGLPFVQEVARLHDGRASLEPRPSGGTMASLWLPLGGPVQRARR; translated from the coding sequence ATGCGCCTGGTACTGAAGCTGTTCCTGGGCTTCTTCCTGATCACCGGCATCGCCGCGTTCTTCGTGATGCGGGTGTTCGTCAACGAGGTGAAGCCGGGCGTGCGCCAGGCGATGGAATCGACCCTGGTCGATGCGGCCAACGTGCTTGCCGAAATGGCCGCCGCCGACGTCAAGGCCGGCACGATCGGCAGCGGCAGCTTCACCCGCAGCCTGGCCAAGGCCCGCCAGCGCGACCTGAAGGCGATGGTCTGGCGCTTCCCGAAGCGCTCGCTGGATTACCGGGTGACGATCACCGATGCGCGCGGCATCGTCATCTACGACTCGCTGGGCCGCGACATGGGCCGCGACAATTCGCGCTGGAATGATGTCTACCGCACGCTGCGCGGCGAGTACGGCGCGCGCTCCAGCCCGGAGATCGCCGGCAGCGAGGGCGACACGGTGATGCACGTGGCCGCGCCGGTCTACGACCCCGCCGATGGCCACACCCTCATCGGCGTGCTCAGCCTGGCCCAGCCCAACCGCAGCATCGATCCGTTCATCGCCGCCAGCCAGCGCGCCATCATGGAGCGCGGGGCGTGGCTGATCGGCCTGTCCGCGCTGGTGGGCATACTCGTGACGATGTGGCTGACCACCGGCCTGGGCCAGCTCAGCCGTTATGCACGCGCGGTCACCGCCGGCGAGCCGGTGCCGCCGCCACGGCGCCGCCGCGACGAGATCGGCGATCTCGGCCAGGCCCTGGAAACCATGCGCCGCAAGCTGGAAGGCAAGGCCTACGTCGAGCAGTACGTGCAGTCGTTGACGCACGAAATGAAGAGCCCGCTGGCCGCCATCCGCGGTGCCGCCGAACTGCTGCAGGAACCGATGCCCGATGCCGACCGCGCGCACTTCGCGCGCAGCATCGTCGACCAGCAGGAGCGGCTGACCGAAACCATCGACAAGCTGCTGGCGCTGGCCGAGGTCGAACAGCACGGCTGGCTGCAGACCCGCGATCCGATCGCGCTGGGCGCGCTGCTGGATGATGCCGCCGCTGCCGCCCAGGTGCGCGCACGGGCAGCCGGGGTGGAAGTGCGCATCGGCGCGGTCCCGGACCTGCGCGTGCACGGCGATGCCTATCTGCTGCGGCAGGCGCTGCACAACCTGATCGACAACGCCGTGGCATTCTCGGCGGCCGGCAGCGTGGTCGAACTGGAGGCGGTTGCCGATGGCCAGGGCGTGCGCCTGCAGGTCGCTGACCGTGGCGCGGGCGTGCCCGAATACGCGCGCGAACGGGTGTTCGAGCGCTTCTATTCGCTGGCCCGCCCGGGCAGTGGCCGGCGCAGCTCCGGCCTGGGCCTGCCGTTCGTGCAGGAAGTGGCCCGCCTGCACGATGGCCGCGCCAGCCTCGAGCCGCGGCCCTCGGGCGGGACCATGGCCAGCCTGTGGCTGCCACTGGGTGGGCCGGTGCAGCGCGCCCGCCGCTGA
- the creD gene encoding cell envelope integrity protein CreD — MKSLKMLLRFAIVGGLILLLLIPLTMIRGVINERSAYRDEAFARVADSRAGAQRLVGPVRVVPWVERQHVEVVDAKGNKKTEVQVTEGHWLQMPASLDVGGEMLPSQREVGLFKVPVYSWNGQLKATFAADDYPVKPGRSYGQPYVVLGVSDARGLVGTPDLRVDGKPVRLLPGVGVASQVGRGLHAPVAGFSDSQGGTLAGSSIDLQLRLDGSRALSVVPVGDDTKIALRSRWPHPSFSGAFLPNERRVDAQGFNAHWAVSSLASDAQAQLRAEGAVDSQAVTVSLVDPVDAYTQADRASKYGILFVVLTFVGFILFELIKSLRIHPLQYLMVGLALAIFFLLLISLSEHITFWKAYLVSAVACIGLQAVYLAHVLGHWKRGLGFAAMLTLLYGALYGLLVSENNALLMGSLLLFVILALAMWVTRRVDWYALGADVK; from the coding sequence ATGAAATCCCTGAAGATGCTGTTGCGGTTCGCCATCGTCGGCGGACTGATCCTGCTGCTGCTGATCCCGCTGACGATGATCCGCGGCGTCATCAACGAGCGCAGTGCGTACCGCGACGAAGCGTTCGCACGGGTGGCCGACAGCCGCGCCGGTGCGCAGCGCCTGGTGGGCCCGGTGCGGGTGGTGCCGTGGGTCGAGCGCCAGCACGTCGAGGTGGTGGACGCCAAGGGCAACAAGAAGACCGAGGTGCAGGTGACCGAAGGCCATTGGCTGCAGATGCCGGCCTCGCTGGACGTGGGCGGCGAGATGCTGCCCAGCCAGCGTGAAGTGGGCCTGTTCAAGGTGCCGGTGTACAGCTGGAACGGCCAGCTGAAGGCGACCTTCGCCGCCGACGATTACCCGGTGAAGCCCGGCCGCAGCTACGGCCAGCCGTACGTGGTGCTGGGCGTGTCCGATGCCCGCGGCCTGGTCGGCACGCCGGACCTGCGCGTGGACGGCAAGCCGGTGCGGCTGCTGCCCGGGGTCGGCGTGGCCAGCCAGGTGGGGCGTGGCCTGCATGCGCCGGTGGCCGGTTTCAGCGACAGCCAGGGCGGCACCCTGGCCGGCAGCAGCATCGACCTGCAGCTGCGCCTGGATGGCAGCCGCGCGCTGTCGGTGGTGCCGGTGGGCGATGACACGAAGATCGCGCTGCGCTCGCGCTGGCCGCACCCGTCCTTCAGCGGCGCCTTCCTTCCCAACGAGCGGCGCGTCGATGCGCAGGGCTTCAACGCGCACTGGGCGGTGTCCTCGCTGGCCTCCGATGCACAGGCCCAGCTGCGTGCCGAGGGTGCAGTCGATTCGCAGGCCGTGACCGTATCGCTGGTCGATCCGGTCGATGCCTACACCCAGGCCGACCGCGCTTCCAAGTACGGCATCCTGTTCGTGGTGCTCACCTTCGTCGGCTTTATCCTGTTCGAACTGATCAAGTCGCTGCGCATCCACCCGCTGCAGTACCTGATGGTCGGCCTGGCGCTGGCGATCTTCTTCCTGCTGCTGATCAGCCTGTCCGAGCACATCACCTTCTGGAAGGCGTACCTGGTGTCGGCCGTGGCCTGCATCGGCCTGCAGGCGGTGTACCTGGCCCACGTGCTGGGCCACTGGAAGCGTGGCCTGGGCTTCGCCGCGATGCTGACGCTGTTGTACGGCGCGCTGTATGGCCTGCTGGTGTCGGAAAACAACGCACTGCTGATGGGGTCGTTGCTGCTGTTCGTGATCCTGGCACTGGCGATGTGGGTGACCCGCCGGGTCGACTGGTACGCGCTGGGCGCGGACGTGAAGTAA
- a CDS encoding M20/M25/M40 family metallo-hydrolase: MGGNAMAQQREPVDLDMVSRIRQEAFHRSQVMDTFSYLTERIGPRLTNSPAMGRANAWTRGKFSEWKLDNVHDEAFDDFGRGWEFTSASVEMLGDRVLPLHALPKAWTPGTRGPVEGELVHVDIKKLDDIETYRGKLRGKILLLGEAREYKRGTEPDSHRHDATSLEGLQEFTLPKDVASERAKRVKEYKERQELAAKVNAFFVEEGALAAISISSWDNGIIRVAGGGSRKAGESVGIPELAMIAEHFNPLVRALDAKQPVRLRVDVAARFTDEADQPGYNTLAEIRGSSKPDEVVMIGAHLDSWHSGTGAADNAAGVAVMMEAMRILKATGAKPKRTIRVALWSGEEQGLVGSQAYVAKHFGRFPEPTDPAQKALPASLRDPTGALQKTRDYGKFQVYFNMDNGSGRFRGIYAQENLAAMPIFEAWLAPFHDVGATTVATRNTGSTDHISFDRIGLPGFQFIQDRLDYFTNVHHSHLDTWDHAEPDDLKQAAAIVASFAYNAAMREQSFPRKAEPQP, translated from the coding sequence ATGGGTGGCAATGCAATGGCGCAGCAGCGCGAACCGGTGGACCTGGACATGGTCAGCCGCATCCGCCAGGAGGCCTTCCACCGTTCGCAGGTGATGGATACCTTCAGCTACCTCACCGAGCGCATCGGCCCGCGCCTGACCAACTCGCCGGCGATGGGCCGCGCCAATGCGTGGACGCGCGGCAAGTTCAGCGAATGGAAGCTGGACAACGTGCATGACGAAGCGTTCGACGACTTCGGCCGTGGCTGGGAATTCACTTCGGCCAGCGTGGAAATGCTCGGCGACCGCGTGCTGCCGCTGCACGCACTGCCCAAGGCGTGGACGCCCGGCACCCGCGGCCCGGTCGAGGGCGAGCTGGTGCACGTGGACATCAAGAAGCTGGACGACATCGAGACGTACCGCGGCAAGCTGCGCGGCAAGATCCTGCTGCTGGGCGAGGCGCGCGAGTACAAGCGCGGCACCGAGCCGGATTCGCACCGGCACGACGCGACCTCGCTGGAGGGCCTGCAGGAATTCACCCTGCCCAAGGACGTGGCCTCCGAGCGGGCCAAGCGGGTGAAGGAATACAAGGAACGCCAGGAGCTGGCCGCCAAGGTCAATGCCTTCTTCGTGGAAGAGGGCGCGCTGGCCGCGATCAGCATCAGCAGCTGGGACAACGGCATCATCCGCGTTGCCGGCGGCGGCTCGCGCAAGGCAGGCGAATCGGTGGGCATCCCGGAACTGGCGATGATCGCCGAGCACTTCAACCCGCTGGTGCGCGCGCTGGATGCCAAGCAGCCGGTGCGCCTGCGCGTGGATGTGGCCGCACGCTTCACCGATGAGGCCGACCAGCCGGGCTACAACACGCTGGCCGAGATCCGTGGCAGCAGCAAGCCCGATGAAGTGGTGATGATCGGCGCCCACCTGGATTCCTGGCATAGCGGCACCGGCGCCGCCGACAACGCTGCCGGCGTGGCGGTGATGATGGAAGCCATGCGGATCCTCAAGGCCACCGGCGCCAAGCCGAAGCGGACGATCCGCGTGGCCCTGTGGAGTGGCGAGGAGCAGGGCCTGGTCGGCTCGCAGGCCTACGTGGCCAAGCACTTCGGTCGTTTCCCGGAACCCACCGACCCGGCACAGAAGGCGCTGCCGGCGTCGCTGCGCGACCCGACCGGTGCCCTGCAGAAGACCCGCGACTACGGCAAGTTCCAGGTCTACTTCAACATGGACAACGGCTCGGGCCGCTTCCGTGGCATCTATGCCCAGGAAAACCTGGCGGCGATGCCGATCTTCGAAGCCTGGCTGGCCCCGTTCCATGACGTCGGCGCGACCACCGTGGCCACCCGCAACACCGGCAGTACCGACCACATCAGCTTCGACCGCATCGGCCTGCCGGGCTTCCAGTTCATCCAGGACCGGCTGGACTACTTCACCAACGTCCACCACAGCCACCTGGACACCTGGGACCACGCCGAGCCGGACGACCTGAAGCAGGCCGCGGCCATCGTCGCCTCCTTCGCCTACAACGCGGCGATGCGCGAGCAGTCGTTCCCGCGCAAGGCTGAACCGCAGCCCTGA